One window of the Cryptomeria japonica chromosome 7, Sugi_1.0, whole genome shotgun sequence genome contains the following:
- the LOC131056256 gene encoding borneol dehydrogenase, mitochondrial-like, which produces MSKGEVAAALWRRLQGKVAIITGGSGGIGEATVRLFANHGAKVIIADIADDPGQKLAESLSPWATYIHCDVSKEQDVSATVDFAMEKHGKLDIMYNNAAVADHQKVSVAEYDMKDFERVMDTNIKGVMHGIKHAARVMIPNRKGSIISTSSVGGILGGATPYFYTASKHAIIGLTKNSAAELGKCGIRVNCISPSLVATDRLIQHLGMTPSAEAKALIEAAVQVLAPLKEASLEAEDIAGAALYLASEDSKYVSGHNMVVDGGMSVVLDMSPLAKTLSFL; this is translated from the exons ATGTCTAAGGGAGAGGTTGCAGCTGCTCTATGGAGAAG ACTACAAGGCAAGGTTGCAATAATCACAGGCGGGTCGGGAGGCATTGGAGAGGCCACTGTTCGGCTATTTGCAAATCATGGGGCCAAAGTCATAATTGCAGACATTGCAGACGATCCTGGTCAAAAGCTAGCAGAATCTCTTTCTCCCTGGGCGACATATATTCACTGTGATGTGAGCAAGGAGCAAGATGTAAGCGCAACCGTGGATTTCGCCATGGAAAAGCACGGAAAACTTGACATTATGTATAATAACGCAGCAGTCGCCGACCACCAAAAAGTGAGCGTGGCAGAGTATGATATGAAGGATTTCGAGCGAGTGATGGATACCAATATAAAAGGAGTAATGCACGGAATTAAGCACGCAGCCCGTGTTATGATCCCCAACAGAAAGGGCAGCATTATCTCTACATCTAGTGTTGGAGGTATACTAGGAGGAGCTACTCCTTACTTCTACACTGCCTCCAAACACGCCATTATTGGGCTGACTAAGAACAGTGCGGCAGAGCTGGGAAAATGTGGTATACGAGTGAATTGCATTTCTCCTTCTTTAGTTGCCACAGATCGGCTGATACAGCATTTGGGAATGACCCCTTCGGCAGAGGCAAAGGCCCTGATCGAAGCTGCGGTTCAGGTGTTAGCCCCCTTAAAGGAAGCCAGTCTTGAAGCAGAGGATATTGCAGGGGCTGCTTTGTATCTAGCCAGTGAGGATTCCAAATACGTAAGCGGTCACAACATGGTGGTGGATGGGGGAATGTCAGTTGTATTAGACATGAGTCCTTTAGCAAAAACTCTAAGCTTTCTGTAG
- the LOC131856379 gene encoding uncharacterized protein LOC131856379, producing the protein MVMSTKWERWRDRASNSSQACDEISDLKIGSGSILFWQYASDLLTPTWPILEVLRLFDNDKPCMGDVFEKLDQMRERVQDTFTIGAPSFDQETKDIVWEYSLQRWKMLHSPLHYVGFLLNPKWFHKKPWLDDDVSTRWQTYMDRVYPNREGCTIIKEELSKYIDGVDNFAHQDVPFDQLNMEPKVSSTSTCERNWSEYAFIHSMKRNRLGSKKAEDLVYVHSNLLLLSRASTDYKSGPHKMWDYSGSMDDGIDKLPIEVLEDNVEESLLVVEM; encoded by the exons ATGGTGATGTCCACTAAatgggagagatggagagatagagcaAGTAACAGTAGCCAAGCATGTGATGAAATTTCTGATCTCAAAATTGGTAGTGGATCAATTTTATTTTGGCAATATGCAAGTGACCTTCTAACACCTACATGGCCCATTCTTGAAGTCCTTCGTCTTTTTGATAATGATAAACCATGCATGGGAGATGTATTTGAGAAACTAGATCAAATGAGGGAGAGAGTACAAGATACATTTACTATTGGGGCACCATCATTTGATCAAGAAACAAAGGATATTGTTTGGGAATATAGTTTACAAAGATGGAAGATGCTTCATAGTCCTCTTCATTATGTTGGATTTCTACTTAATCCAAAATGGTTTCACAAAAAACCATGGTTGGATGATGACGTTTCTACTAGATGGCAAACATATATGGATAGAGTTTATCCAAATAGAGAAGGCTGTACTATAATTAAAGAGGAACTGTCAAAATATATTGATGGAGTAGATAATTTTGCCCATCAAGATGTTCCATTTGATCAATTGAATATGGAACCCAAG GTCTCTAGTACTTCTACATGCGAAAGAAATTGGAGTGAGTATGCTTTCATCCATTCTATGAAGCGTAATAGGCTAGGTAGCAAAAAGGCGGAAGATCTTGTGTATGTACATTCAAATCTTCTTCTTTTATCTCGAGCTTCCACTGATTATAAATCAGGGCCTCATAAGATGTGGGACTATAGTGGTTCAATGGATGATGGGATTGATAAGTTGCCAATAGAAGTCCTTGAAGATAATGTAGAGGAAAGCTTACTTGTAGTTGAAATGTAG
- the LOC131056227 gene encoding zerumbone synthase, with protein MAFASSRTCPRQVAAGLWRRLQGKVAIITGGSAGIGEATSRLFANHGAKIIIVDIEDDAGKKVADSLSPWATYIHCDVSKEQDVSAAVDMAMEKHGKLDIMYNNAGTVDNQKLSVDYDMQEFERVMNVNVKGVMHGIKHAARVMIPKRKGSIISTASIAGMVGGATPYSYNASKHAVIGLTKSGEAELGKCGIRVNCISPSVVATDLVLKLMGMDASSEAKAKVEAAIEVVAPLKEAVLKAEDCKGRFVSGQ; from the exons ATGGCATTTGCTAGCTCGAGGACATGTCCACGGCAGGTCGCAGCTGGTCTCTGGAGAAG ACTGCAAGGCAAGGTTGCAATAATCACCGGCGGATCGGCAGGCATTGGGGAGGCCACTTCTCGGCTATTTGCAAATCATGGAGCCAAAATCATTATTGTAGACATTGAAGACGACGCTGGCAAGAAAGTGGCAGATTCCCTTTCTCCCTGGGCGACATATATCCACTGTGATGTGAGCAAAGAGCAAGATGTAAGCGCAGCGGTGGATATGGCCATGGAAAAGCACGGAAAACTGGACATTATGTATAATAATGCAGGAACCGTCGACAACCAAAAACTGAGCGTAGACTATGATATGCAGGAATTTGAGCGAGTGATGAATGTAAATGTAAAAGGAGTAATGCACGGCATTAAGCACGCGGCCCGAGTTATGATTCCCAAGAGAAAGGGCAGCATTATCTCTACAGCTAGTATTGCAGGAATGGTAGGAGGAGCTACTCCTTACTCCTACAATGCCTCGAAACATGCCGTTATTGGACTGACTAAGAGCGGTGAGGCAGAGCTGGGGAAATGTGGTATACGTGTGAATTGTATTTCTCCTTCTGTAGTTGCCACAGATCTGGTATTGAAATTGATGGGAATGGACGCTTCATCAGAGGCAAAGGCCAAGGTGGAGGCAGCGATTGAGGTCGTAGCCCCCTTAAAGGAAGCAGTTCTTAAAGCAGAGGATTGCAAAGGCCGCTTTGTATCTGGCCAGTGA